The genome window GACAACGCGCCGACGAACATGATGTTCGCCGACCGCGACTTCGTCATCACCTACATGAACCCCGCCTCGCTCACCACGCTCCGCAGCCTCGAGCAGTTCCTGCCCGTCAGGGCCGACGACGTCGTGGGCAGCTCCCTCGACATCTTCCACAAGACCCCGGCCTATCAGCGCGGGATCCTCGCGGACGCGAAGAACCTGCCGCGTCGCGCCAACATCCAGGTCGGCCCGGAGACGCTGGACCTCAACGTGTCGCCGATCACGGACAAGGACGGCAACCACATCGGTGCCATGGCCTCGTGGGAGGTCATCACCGACAAGCTCCGCATCGCGGCCGAGGCCGAAGACGCCCGTGCCAACACCGAGGCCGTCAACGCCGTCCTCGCAGCCATCGCCAGCGCCACCAACCCGGAGCAGGCCGTCCAGATCGCCCTCGACACGGTCCGTCGAGCCTTCGGCGTCGAGTACGGCTCGGCCGCGATCGTGAGGGACGGTGAGCTGGTCAACACGCTCGAGAGTGGCATGGTCTCGGCCGAGTTCAGCGCGGCCACCAAGGCCGCGCGGTTCCGCCGGGGCGTCGGCCTCGCGGGGCGTGCCTGGGAGCGCAACGACGTCTTCTTCTGCCCGGACATGTCCCAGTTGACCGACTGCGTCCGGCTCCCCGTCGCCCTGCGCGCCGGCGTGAAGTCCGGCGTCTCGTTCCCGGTCTCGGTCGAGGGTGAGGTCAAGGGCGTGATGGACTTCATCTCCACCCACGAGCTGGACTGGAGCCAGGCCCGGATCGACGCGTTGCGCAGCGTCGCCCGGATCGTCTCCGACACCGCCGCCAAGCTCGAGCGCGACGCGGCGGAGAAGGCCGCTGCCGAGGAGACCGCGACGAAGGTCGCCAAGCTCCTGAGCATGGTCGAGGCCGCGGCCGCCGGGGACCTGACGCAGACGGTCGACATCGACGGCGACGACAACGTCGGCCTCATGGCCGCCGGGCTGCGCAAGCTGCTCGACGCGCTCCGGGCCAGCATGGGGACCATCGGCCAGACGGCCGACGGCGTCTCCGTCGCTGCCGAGCAGCTGACGGTGCTGAGCGAGGGCATGGGCGAGGGCGCTTCCCTCACCTCCGACCGTGCCGCCTCGGCCTCGTCCGCCTCGGTCCAGGTCAGCGCCTCCATCCAGACCGTCGCCACGGCGGCCGAGGAGATGACGGCCTCGATCCGCGAGATCGCGAAGAACGCCACCGAGGCCGCCTCGGTCGCCACCGCTGCGGTCACCGTCGCCTCCGAGGCCCAGGGCACCGTCGCCTCGCTCGGTGAGTCGAGCGCGGAGATCGGGCAGGTCATCAAGGTGATCACCTCGATCGCCCAGCAGACCAACCTGCTGGCCCTCAACGCGACCATCGAGGCCGCCCGTGCCGGAGACGCCGGCAAGGGCTTCGCGGTCGTCGCCAACGAGGTCAAGGAGCTCGCCAAGGAGACCGCCAAGGCCACCGAGGAGATCGGCCAGAAGATCGAGGCCATCCAGAGCGACACGGCCGGTGCCGTCGGTGCCATCAGTCGGATCACCGAGGTCATCGCCAAGATCAACGACATCCAGACCACGATCGCCTCGGCGGTCGAGGAGCAGACCGCGACCACCAACGAGATCGCTCGTTCGGTGACCGAGGCTGCCGCCGGTGCCAACGGCATCGCCGAGGACGTCACCCAGGTGGCCTCCGCGGCCTCCGAGACGCGTCAGGGTGCACAGAACACCCTGTCGTCCGCCACCGAGCTCACCACGATGGCAGGAGAGCTCAAGAGCCTGGTCGGGCAGTTCAAGCTCTGAGCCGGCCTGCCACACAGACCCACAGAGCCCCCGGGAGATCGCTGCTCCCGGGGGCTCTGTGCCTTTCCCGCAGATGCCTCGTCTGCGGCACACCGGAGGCGAGAAATCACCACGGCCGGCATCCCCGAGAGGATGCCGGCCGTGGTGGCGGAGATGGGTCAGCGGATGAGTTCGCTGAGCAGGCCTGCGCGGGAGCCGACCCGCTGCTGCGGTACGGCGACACCCGACTGGTCACCGCGGAGCTTGAGTGCCAGCACGGCCGCCTGGGTGCGGTGCTGCACGCCGAGACGGGCCAGGAGGCCGGTGACGTGGTTCTTGACCGTCTTTTCCGCGAGGAAGAGCCTCTCGGCGATCTGCCGGTTGGTGAGGCCCTCGGCGATGAGGAAGAGGATCTTCGACTGCTGCGGCGTGAGGTCGGCCATCAGGTCGAGGGTGCGGCGGTGGAACTGCACCTGCTGCACCACCCGGGCCGCGACGGCAGGGTCGATCAGGCTGTGGCCGGACGCGATCAGGCGCACCCCGCTGACCAGCGAGTTGCCCTCGATCTGCTTGAGCACGAAGCCGGCCGCACCCGCGAGGATCGCGGCGGAGATCGCGTTGTCGTCGTCGTACGACGTCAGGATCAGAGCCTTGATGTCCGGGTTCGAGGCGCGGACCTCACGGCACACATCGATGCCGGAGCCGTCCGGCAGATTCGCGTCGAGCACACAGACGTCCGGCTTCGCCGCCAGGATCGCGGGGAGTGCACCGGCGGCCGTGTCGGCTTCCCCGACGACCTCGATGTCTCCTTCGGATTCCAGCAGGCTCTTGACGCCCCGACGCACGATTTCGTGGTCGTCCACGAGAAATACGCGCACGTTCCCTCCCTGTCCCATGGGTGCATCATCGGCAGGTAGGACGAAAGTCGCAGCATTTCCGACAGCGAAGCGCGGAAAATGTGCGGCCGGTGCCACGCATGGCCCAGGTGGGCTATGCGGCCCCGGTCGGTCCCGGGTCGGTCCTGGTCAGAGCTGGGCGCGCGCGAGGCGCGTCTCGAGGAACTGCCGCGAGGCGCGCAGGTGCCCGAGCAGGTCCAGGAGGTCGTGGCGCTGCAACGGGCCACCCGTCGGCTGGCGGACGCGGTCGGCGACCTCGTCGGCCTCCAGCCGGACGCCGAGCTCGAGACGGTAGAGCGTGTCTGCGATCTCGAAGTCCACATCGGCGACCGTGGCCACCCAG of Nocardioides sp. Kera G14 contains these proteins:
- a CDS encoding methyl-accepting chemotaxis protein, with amino-acid sequence MTALETEPAAPAPLGGAHGLSAELFASMMENSPTNMMFADRDLVIRYMNSASLETLRGLEEFLPVRADDVVGSSLDIFHKNPSYQRGILKSASSLPRRANINVGPEILDLLVSPITDSQGQYVGAMATWEVVTEKVRLENEMAQVRSMMDNAPTNMMFADRDFVITYMNPASLTTLRSLEQFLPVRADDVVGSSLDIFHKTPAYQRGILADAKNLPRRANIQVGPETLDLNVSPITDKDGNHIGAMASWEVITDKLRIAAEAEDARANTEAVNAVLAAIASATNPEQAVQIALDTVRRAFGVEYGSAAIVRDGELVNTLESGMVSAEFSAATKAARFRRGVGLAGRAWERNDVFFCPDMSQLTDCVRLPVALRAGVKSGVSFPVSVEGEVKGVMDFISTHELDWSQARIDALRSVARIVSDTAAKLERDAAEKAAAEETATKVAKLLSMVEAAAAGDLTQTVDIDGDDNVGLMAAGLRKLLDALRASMGTIGQTADGVSVAAEQLTVLSEGMGEGASLTSDRAASASSASVQVSASIQTVATAAEEMTASIREIAKNATEAASVATAAVTVASEAQGTVASLGESSAEIGQVIKVITSIAQQTNLLALNATIEAARAGDAGKGFAVVANEVKELAKETAKATEEIGQKIEAIQSDTAGAVGAISRITEVIAKINDIQTTIASAVEEQTATTNEIARSVTEAAAGANGIAEDVTQVASAASETRQGAQNTLSSATELTTMAGELKSLVGQFKL
- a CDS encoding response regulator transcription factor, with amino-acid sequence MRVFLVDDHEIVRRGVKSLLESEGDIEVVGEADTAAGALPAILAAKPDVCVLDANLPDGSGIDVCREVRASNPDIKALILTSYDDDNAISAAILAGAAGFVLKQIEGNSLVSGVRLIASGHSLIDPAVAARVVQQVQFHRRTLDLMADLTPQQSKILFLIAEGLTNRQIAERLFLAEKTVKNHVTGLLARLGVQHRTQAAVLALKLRGDQSGVAVPQQRVGSRAGLLSELIR